A genome region from Clostridium pasteurianum includes the following:
- a CDS encoding ribonuclease H-like domain-containing protein: MIKRNTVSKIKISDFSNSFKIGCENKVYSKALFFDLEHYVYKKPICIGVFGCSYYNEDSEELVTTQYMIENKKDAKEVLKIAEEYFNNAMSNLKKNYIVTFSGNNDFTVINYLFKKYKIDMEVNKKFKSIDLQSEYEKVSKKCVGLKNLEKVFEISRESEIIGGSTLAKTFGKIMKDSEYFSRMPDEKKDKILLYNRQDVESLFNMIVTWNKYVEEIKNGE; the protein is encoded by the coding sequence TTGATTAAAAGAAATACCGTAAGTAAAATAAAAATAAGTGATTTTTCTAATAGTTTTAAAATTGGGTGCGAGAATAAAGTGTATTCAAAAGCATTATTTTTTGATTTAGAGCATTATGTGTATAAAAAACCCATATGTATAGGTGTATTTGGGTGTTCATATTATAATGAAGATTCAGAGGAACTTGTTACTACGCAGTATATGATAGAAAATAAAAAGGATGCAAAAGAAGTACTAAAAATAGCAGAAGAATACTTTAATAATGCCATGAGCAATTTAAAAAAGAATTATATTGTTACTTTTTCAGGTAATAATGATTTTACAGTTATAAATTATTTATTTAAAAAATATAAAATAGACATGGAAGTAAATAAAAAATTTAAAAGCATAGACTTACAAAGCGAATATGAGAAAGTTTCTAAAAAATGTGTAGGACTTAAAAATCTTGAAAAAGTATTTGAAATAAGTAGGGAAAGCGAAATAATAGGTGGTTCCACCTTAGCAAAGACATTTGGAAAAATCATGAAAGATTCTGAATATTTTTCAAGGATGCCTGACGAGAAAAAAGATAAGATACTTTTATATAATAGGCAGGATGTTGAAAGTCTATTTAATATGATTGTTACGTGGAATAAGTATGTAGAGGAAATTAAAAATGGTGAATAG
- a CDS encoding Lrp/AsnC ligand binding domain-containing protein, whose product MNLQVNGLDDLDLQILHILVGDSRTPYLEIARECHVSGGTIHVRMKKMEDMGIIKGTKLIVDNTKLGYDICCLVGIYIDKAASYPSVLESMKEIKEIVELYYITGEFSIFAKVVCRSIADLQNLLLNRIQLIDGVQRTNTFMALSQPIDRNIDFA is encoded by the coding sequence ATGAATTTACAAGTTAATGGATTGGATGATTTGGACTTACAAATATTACATATTTTAGTTGGGGATTCAAGAACGCCATATCTAGAAATAGCAAGAGAATGTCACGTAAGCGGCGGAACTATTCATGTTAGAATGAAGAAGATGGAAGACATGGGAATTATAAAGGGTACAAAGCTTATAGTAGACAATACTAAATTAGGATATGATATTTGCTGCTTAGTTGGTATATATATTGATAAAGCGGCCTCTTATCCGAGTGTCCTCGAATCAATGAAAGAAATAAAGGAAATAGTAGAACTTTATTATATCACTGGTGAATTTTCAATTTTTGCAAAAGTTGTCTGTAGGAGTATAGCTGACCTTCAAAATCTTTTATTAAATAGAATACAACTTATAGATGGTGTGCAAAGAACTAATACTTTTATGGCACTTTCTCAGCCAATAGACAGAAATATAGATTTTGCATAA
- a CDS encoding methionine ABC transporter ATP-binding protein: MIKIKGVCKYFLKNKVLKDINLDIKDGEIFGIVGHSGAGKSTLLRCMNGLENYDDGSVIVSGKEIKALSEKELRNFRKEIGMIFQNFNLLNRKDVYHNISLPLEVWGVPKDKIESRVNELLELVDLKDKVHSKPANLSGGQKQRVAIARALALNPKILLCDEATSALDPNTTKSILQLLKEINSKLKITIVVVTHQMEVVKEICERVALIDDGVIKEVGVVEDLFLNPSKDMKRLIGQSSDVLPKDGINIKIIFPKSSSENALITSMARKLDIDFSIVWGKLEKFRDNVLGSLVINFSEDKKDIICNYLDSHNVIWEEV, translated from the coding sequence GTGATAAAAATAAAAGGTGTATGTAAATATTTTTTAAAAAATAAAGTCCTTAAAGATATAAATTTAGATATTAAAGATGGAGAGATATTTGGTATTGTAGGTCATAGTGGTGCCGGTAAATCTACTCTTCTTAGATGTATGAATGGGCTTGAAAATTATGATGACGGAAGTGTAATTGTTTCTGGCAAGGAAATAAAAGCTTTAAGTGAGAAAGAACTTAGAAATTTTAGAAAAGAAATTGGGATGATATTTCAGAATTTTAATTTACTTAATAGAAAGGACGTTTATCATAATATATCTTTGCCACTTGAGGTATGGGGAGTACCAAAAGATAAAATAGAATCAAGAGTTAACGAGCTTTTAGAGCTTGTTGATTTAAAAGATAAGGTACATAGCAAACCAGCTAATTTAAGTGGAGGCCAGAAGCAGAGAGTTGCTATTGCGAGAGCGTTAGCTTTAAATCCTAAGATATTATTATGTGATGAGGCTACATCAGCACTAGATCCTAATACTACAAAATCAATATTACAACTTTTAAAAGAAATAAATTCAAAACTTAAAATAACAATAGTTGTTGTAACACATCAAATGGAAGTTGTAAAGGAAATATGTGAAAGAGTTGCGTTAATTGATGATGGAGTTATAAAAGAAGTAGGTGTGGTTGAAGATTTATTTTTAAATCCAAGTAAAGATATGAAAAGACTTATAGGTCAGAGCAGTGATGTTTTGCCTAAGGATGGAATAAATATAAAAATAATTTTTCCTAAGAGCAGCAGTGAAAATGCACTTATAACTTCAATGGCAAGGAAACTTGATATTGATTTTTCAATTGTATGGGGAAAGCTTGAGAAATTTAGAGATAATGTTTTAGGTAGTTTGGTTATAAATTTTTCTGAGGACAAAAAAGATATCATATGTAATTATTTAGATTCACATAATGTAATTTGGGAGGAGGTTTAA
- a CDS encoding prepilin-type N-terminal cleavage/methylation domain-containing protein, producing MKNSTKRKGFTLIELIIVIAIIAILAAILVPSVSAYKKKAEKSSIQASARTLSHAIDAYNADDHVSEIDSYNSSAQKLIVGDINPAKVPSCLKDKSKDQIDNIASGNFTIVKENGLKTIINIGN from the coding sequence GTGAAAAACAGTACTAAGAGAAAAGGATTTACTCTTATTGAATTGATAATTGTTATTGCTATTATTGCCATTTTAGCGGCTATTTTAGTACCATCAGTTTCAGCTTATAAAAAAAAGGCAGAGAAATCAAGCATACAGGCAAGTGCAAGAACACTAAGTCATGCCATTGATGCATATAATGCTGATGATCATGTAAGTGAAATAGATTCCTATAATTCATCAGCGCAGAAATTAATTGTAGGTGATATAAATCCAGCTAAGGTTCCATCATGTTTAAAGGATAAAAGTAAAGATCAAATTGATAATATAGCTTCTGGCAATTTTACTATTGTCAAAGAAAATGGATTAAAAACCATAATTAATATAGGAAATTAA
- a CDS encoding ribonuclease H-like domain-containing protein, with protein sequence MYINEEQSKLDINKNIKKKYNMDSMVYFDIETTGFDREQDNVILVSLGYCTQSNNFYIKQYFAENLNDEKCVLENLKNDVEKFNIWCSYNGKAFDQPFLEHRMNKYDIAFKSPDEHFDLYRKIRPYQKQLGLGRCNLKSVEKYIGIDRKDTIDGGISVELYKRYLEDQDENLRKVIMLHNYEDVLNLPKIFKILSKIDSSNFIREDHITEKQLKYLKSLLRKHNILLNINLDNISKRAASKAIGAILNEDYDEESLKDIIKINCR encoded by the coding sequence ATGTATATTAACGAAGAGCAGAGTAAGCTTGACATAAATAAAAATATAAAAAAAAAATATAATATGGATTCAATGGTTTATTTTGATATAGAAACTACAGGATTTGATAGAGAACAGGACAATGTAATATTAGTATCACTAGGATATTGTACCCAAAGCAATAATTTTTATATAAAGCAGTATTTTGCGGAAAATTTAAATGATGAAAAATGTGTTTTGGAAAATTTAAAAAATGATGTGGAAAAGTTTAATATATGGTGTTCGTATAATGGAAAAGCTTTTGATCAACCATTTTTAGAGCATAGGATGAATAAGTATGATATTGCTTTTAAATCGCCTGATGAACATTTTGATCTATACAGAAAGATAAGGCCTTATCAAAAGCAGCTTGGACTTGGGAGATGTAATCTCAAGAGCGTTGAAAAGTATATAGGAATCGATAGAAAAGATACTATTGATGGAGGGATAAGTGTAGAGCTTTACAAAAGGTATTTAGAAGACCAAGATGAAAACTTGCGTAAGGTTATAATGCTGCACAATTATGAAGATGTACTTAATTTGCCTAAGATATTTAAAATATTAAGTAAAATTGATAGCAGCAATTTTATACGTGAAGATCACATAACTGAAAAGCAGCTTAAATATTTAAAATCTTTATTAAGGAAGCATAATATATTATTAAATATTAATTTAGATAATATATCAAAAAGGGCGGCATCAAAGGCCATTGGAGCTATATTAAATGAAGATTATGATGAAGAAAGTCTAAAAGACATAATTAAAATTAATTGTAGATAA
- a CDS encoding DUF378 domain-containing protein — protein MKTLDIIALVFVIIGAINWGLIGFFSFDLVSALFGTMSTLTRIIYAVVGICGLYAISFLGRDREVRVEK, from the coding sequence ATGAAAACACTAGATATTATAGCTTTAGTTTTTGTCATAATAGGTGCCATAAATTGGGGTCTAATTGGATTTTTCAGCTTTGATTTAGTATCAGCATTATTTGGAACAATGTCTACTTTAACAAGAATAATATATGCAGTAGTAGGCATTTGTGGATTATATGCAATATCCTTCCTAGGAAGAGATAGAGAAGTGCGTGTAGAAAAATAA
- a CDS encoding phosphoenolpyruvate carboxykinase — MQKEFSISNNKVIINFTAKYCDTSEKLLNSDGFRRVLAVFIKKGRHRSSNDYKYIEQTIIEDDENKIVDDITEILKLLLIFKREEIIKINPKYESFLSKRDNIVKIIENIYGFWRRLERYTVVHNSKINEGLENVSFVDANLQFSQLIINTYRKIEENILGEKPKVYRQLPAGANAGLIVNSIKWKYPEGYECLNGVPVIDSVLIDPPFISYPQKIKRDGFFTEVFENPLNCRINRDHWFCFPVKIGTLLAFIYFHRDFMAHGITLCNLFEIAKGSEYKDRKPDIVFVFGARDNAEKTRTIFYDDKKNDIMLGYINYSVDVDYFGYMKKMALTLHNLIMIKRGYLPIHGAMVNIVTKDGNTVNAVIMGDSGAGKSESLEAFRELGEEYISDMTVIFDDMGVVKPNGTGGKPMGYGTEIGAFVRLDDLDPGYAFREMDRSIFMNPDKTNARLVIPVASYSDITRGYPIDLFLYANNYDPDGEELSFFKSAKEAIPVFRSGARMAKGTTTEKGLVNTFFANPFGPVQREKETDKLITKYFNKFFETGIKVGQIRTRLGVKGKEKEGPKNAAIKLLDVVKKM, encoded by the coding sequence ATGCAAAAAGAATTTTCTATAAGCAACAATAAAGTAATAATTAATTTTACAGCTAAATATTGTGATACATCTGAAAAACTATTAAATAGTGATGGATTTAGAAGAGTATTAGCTGTTTTTATTAAAAAAGGGAGACATAGGTCTTCTAATGATTATAAGTATATTGAACAAACTATAATCGAGGATGATGAGAACAAAATAGTAGATGATATTACAGAAATACTTAAATTGCTCTTGATTTTTAAGAGGGAAGAAATAATAAAAATTAATCCTAAATATGAGAGTTTTTTATCTAAACGTGATAATATTGTGAAAATAATAGAGAATATATATGGATTCTGGCGAAGACTTGAAAGATATACAGTAGTTCATAATAGTAAAATTAATGAGGGACTTGAAAATGTAAGTTTTGTAGATGCTAACCTTCAATTTTCTCAGCTCATAATAAATACTTACAGGAAAATTGAAGAAAATATTTTAGGTGAAAAGCCTAAAGTATATAGACAGCTTCCAGCAGGAGCTAATGCAGGACTTATTGTTAACAGTATAAAATGGAAATATCCAGAGGGATACGAATGCCTTAATGGGGTGCCTGTTATAGATTCTGTGTTAATAGATCCTCCATTTATATCATATCCTCAAAAGATAAAAAGAGATGGATTTTTTACAGAAGTATTTGAAAATCCGCTTAACTGCAGAATTAATAGGGATCACTGGTTTTGCTTCCCTGTTAAAATAGGAACACTTCTTGCATTTATCTATTTTCACAGAGATTTCATGGCACATGGTATTACCTTATGCAATTTGTTTGAAATAGCTAAGGGAAGTGAATATAAAGATAGGAAACCTGATATAGTATTTGTTTTTGGAGCTAGAGATAACGCAGAAAAAACACGTACTATATTTTATGATGATAAGAAAAATGACATAATGCTTGGATATATTAATTATAGTGTTGATGTTGATTATTTTGGATACATGAAAAAAATGGCATTGACACTCCACAACTTAATTATGATAAAAAGAGGATACCTCCCAATTCATGGGGCAATGGTAAATATAGTAACAAAGGACGGAAATACAGTCAATGCTGTCATAATGGGTGATAGTGGTGCTGGTAAATCTGAAAGTCTTGAGGCATTTAGAGAATTAGGAGAAGAATATATAAGCGATATGACGGTTATTTTCGACGATATGGGCGTTGTTAAACCTAATGGCACAGGTGGAAAACCTATGGGCTATGGAACGGAAATAGGAGCATTTGTCAGACTTGATGATCTTGATCCTGGATATGCTTTTAGAGAAATGGATAGAAGTATATTTATGAATCCTGATAAAACAAATGCAAGACTAGTTATCCCGGTAGCAAGTTACAGTGATATAACAAGAGGATATCCTATTGATTTATTTTTATATGCGAATAATTATGATCCTGATGGAGAGGAACTTTCATTCTTTAAATCAGCTAAAGAAGCAATTCCTGTATTTAGAAGTGGGGCTAGAATGGCAAAGGGAACTACAACGGAAAAAGGTCTTGTAAATACGTTTTTTGCTAATCCTTTTGGTCCAGTTCAAAGAGAGAAGGAAACGGATAAGCTCATAACAAAATATTTTAATAAATTTTTTGAAACTGGAATTAAAGTTGGACAGATAAGAACACGACTTGGAGTAAAGGGTAAAGAAAAAGAAGGACCTAAAAATGCAGCAATAAAACTTTTGGATGTAGTAAAGAAAATGTAA
- a CDS encoding CBS domain-containing protein, with protein sequence MEIKNIMTRNIVKVKDTDTLKNALDVMTSDVVNSAPVVNGKDELVGIVVKADIYRFLIEDGHYDTYPVEAVMTKKVITVDSNTDVVEVGRVLRNNDIFAVPIVEENKILGLVSVEDLLDYFLKNADYLTQK encoded by the coding sequence ATGGAAATAAAAAATATAATGACAAGAAATATTGTTAAAGTAAAAGATACTGATACACTTAAAAATGCACTAGATGTTATGACAAGTGATGTTGTCAACAGCGCACCTGTGGTAAATGGTAAGGATGAGCTTGTAGGAATAGTAGTTAAGGCAGATATATATAGATTCTTAATTGAAGATGGACATTATGATACTTACCCTGTAGAAGCAGTTATGACAAAAAAAGTAATAACTGTAGATTCAAATACTGATGTGGTTGAAGTAGGCAGAGTTTTAAGAAATAATGATATATTTGCAGTGCCAATAGTTGAAGAAAATAAGATATTAGGACTTGTTAGTGTAGAAGATTTACTTGATTATTTTTTAAAGAATGCAGACTACTTGACACAAAAATAA
- a CDS encoding methionine ABC transporter permease translates to MDIITEILVPALGETIYMVFVSTLFAVIIGFIPAIVLVLTDENGLRPNKVVYKILDFIINMLRSFPFLILMIAIFPLTKLITGKQIGTTAAIVPLTIGAFPFAARVIESSLKEVDSGIVEAAKSFGASNFQIIFKVMIKEAMPAIVSGITLTVINIIGYSAMAGAIGGGGLGDAAMHYGYYMFNTTVMIYTVILLMIIVQLLQSLGNFIYKKMIQ, encoded by the coding sequence ATGGATATAATAACAGAAATACTAGTACCTGCTTTAGGTGAGACAATATATATGGTTTTTGTATCTACACTTTTTGCTGTAATAATCGGATTTATACCTGCTATTGTTTTGGTTTTAACTGATGAAAATGGTTTAAGACCGAATAAAGTTGTGTATAAGATACTTGATTTTATAATAAATATGCTTAGGTCTTTTCCATTTTTAATTTTAATGATTGCTATATTTCCGCTTACAAAACTTATTACGGGAAAACAAATAGGAACAACTGCGGCAATAGTTCCTCTTACAATAGGAGCTTTCCCATTTGCAGCTAGAGTTATAGAATCTTCACTTAAAGAAGTTGACAGCGGTATAGTTGAAGCTGCAAAGTCTTTTGGGGCAAGCAATTTTCAAATAATATTTAAAGTTATGATAAAAGAAGCCATGCCAGCAATAGTTTCAGGGATAACACTCACAGTTATTAATATAATTGGATATTCAGCTATGGCTGGAGCAATAGGCGGTGGAGGACTTGGAGACGCAGCTATGCATTATGGATATTATATGTTTAATACTACGGTAATGATTTATACTGTAATATTACTTATGATTATAGTTCAACTTTTACAATCTTTAGGCAATTTTATCTATAAAAAAATGATTCAATAA
- the pflA gene encoding pyruvate formate-lyase-activating protein — protein MGRIHSIETMGLVDGPGIRVVIFFAGCRLRCAFCHNPDTWSLDSGKEISEIDLVEKVKRYKNYFDKSGGGVTCSGGEPLMQPEFLIAFLKLCKEKGIRTAVDTAGFGKGMYSEILKYTDLVLLDVKHIDAAGYRKLTGGDMKEFYKFLHEVNKSDTEVWIRHVMVPGITDNYESMDKLINIIKKVKRVTKFEILPYHTLGVKKYNELGIEYRLKDVKPMDKDKALKFENYVNERLKIKN, from the coding sequence TTGGGTAGAATTCATTCCATAGAGACCATGGGACTTGTAGATGGTCCAGGTATAAGGGTAGTTATTTTTTTCGCAGGATGCAGGCTTAGGTGCGCATTCTGCCATAATCCTGATACGTGGAGCCTTGATTCAGGTAAAGAAATTTCAGAAATTGATTTAGTAGAAAAAGTTAAGAGGTACAAAAATTATTTCGATAAATCTGGTGGTGGTGTAACTTGTTCTGGAGGGGAACCACTAATGCAACCTGAGTTTTTAATTGCATTTTTGAAGTTATGCAAGGAAAAGGGAATAAGAACTGCGGTTGATACTGCTGGCTTTGGTAAGGGTATGTATAGTGAAATACTTAAGTATACTGATCTTGTGCTTCTTGATGTAAAACATATTGATGCTGCTGGGTATAGGAAATTAACCGGTGGGGATATGAAGGAATTTTATAAATTCTTACATGAAGTTAATAAATCTGACACGGAAGTTTGGATAAGACATGTTATGGTTCCAGGGATAACAGATAATTATGAAAGTATGGATAAGTTAATAAATATAATAAAAAAAGTTAAGAGAGTAACCAAATTTGAAATTTTGCCATATCATACTTTAGGGGTAAAAAAATATAATGAGCTTGGCATAGAGTATAGACTTAAGGATGTTAAGCCAATGGACAAAGATAAGGCTCTTAAATTTGAGAATTACGTAAATGAAAGGCTGAAAATTAAGAATTAA
- a CDS encoding PilZ domain-containing protein: protein MALSSKSDISYKTYRFAKEKRSKKRKKINIEISYPRINDKSVYEKFTGEGPILESVDISETGICFKSKIMIHKGDFVSFLLQVGDNPSFWCTSYVRWTGCNDNSYIVGCEFVSLSLIQIRTIRDFIEED, encoded by the coding sequence ATGGCATTATCCTCTAAATCTGATATTAGCTACAAAACCTATAGATTTGCAAAAGAAAAAAGGAGTAAAAAAAGAAAGAAAATTAACATAGAAATTTCATATCCTAGAATAAATGATAAGAGTGTATATGAAAAATTTACTGGAGAAGGACCTATATTAGAATCAGTTGATATTTCAGAAACTGGAATTTGTTTTAAAAGTAAAATAATGATTCATAAAGGGGACTTTGTAAGCTTTCTTTTACAAGTTGGAGATAATCCTTCATTTTGGTGTACTTCATATGTCAGGTGGACAGGATGCAATGATAACTCATATATAGTTGGTTGTGAATTTGTTTCGTTATCATTGATACAAATAAGAACTATACGTGATTTTATTGAAGAAGATTGA
- a CDS encoding MetQ/NlpA family ABC transporter substrate-binding protein yields the protein MNKKFLSLVLSGIVLIGALTGCSSSSSSTTSSSDKKTILVGATAVPHAEILNNVVKPILKKEGYNLKVKVFTDYVAPNTALNDGELDANYYQHIPYLEAYNKEKHTDLTYTVKVHIEPMGVYSHKIKKLSELKNGDEIAVPNDSTNESRALKLLEKNGVIKLKKADLVTKLDITENKKNIKIKELDAAQLPRVLDDVTAAVINSNYAIQANLNPTKDAIVSEAKDAPYANILAVRKQDKNKPYIKALSKALNSPEVKKYIDDKYKGKIVPAF from the coding sequence ATGAATAAAAAATTTTTATCTTTAGTTTTATCTGGAATAGTTTTAATAGGAGCTTTAACAGGATGCAGTAGTTCAAGCAGTAGTACTACATCAAGCAGCGATAAGAAAACAATACTAGTAGGTGCGACAGCAGTGCCTCATGCTGAAATATTGAATAATGTTGTAAAACCTATTCTTAAAAAAGAGGGATACAACTTAAAAGTAAAGGTATTTACAGATTATGTTGCACCTAATACAGCACTTAATGATGGTGAATTGGATGCAAACTATTATCAACATATACCATATCTCGAAGCTTATAATAAAGAGAAACATACTGATTTAACCTATACTGTTAAGGTTCATATTGAGCCTATGGGAGTATATTCGCATAAAATTAAAAAATTAAGTGAACTTAAAAATGGTGATGAAATAGCTGTACCAAATGATTCAACTAATGAATCAAGAGCACTTAAGTTGTTAGAGAAAAATGGAGTTATAAAACTTAAGAAAGCTGATCTCGTTACAAAACTTGATATAACTGAAAATAAGAAAAATATAAAAATAAAAGAATTAGATGCTGCACAACTTCCAAGAGTTCTTGATGATGTTACAGCAGCAGTAATAAATTCTAATTATGCAATTCAAGCAAATTTAAACCCTACAAAGGATGCAATTGTTTCAGAGGCTAAGGATGCACCTTATGCAAATATTCTTGCAGTTAGGAAGCAGGATAAAAATAAGCCTTATATAAAAGCTTTAAGTAAGGCATTAAATTCACCTGAAGTTAAAAAGTATATTGATGATAAATATAAAGGAAAAATAGTACCTGCATTTTAA
- the pflB gene encoding formate C-acetyltransferase: protein MIKEWNGFKEGSWVNGIDVRNFIQKNYTPYLGSEDFLCDATDKTKKLWSECEKLILEELKKGGVLKTDNKTISGIDSFEPGYIDKENEVIFGLQTDEPLKRMVNPFGGIRMAKQALEAYGDKIDKDVYDIFTKYRKTHNEAVFDAYTDEMRIARHVGLLTGLPDAYGRGRIIGDFRRVALYGIDYLIEQKKVDLKELKGDMTEELIRAREEVAEQIKALKKMKNMALKYGIDISKPAANAKEAVQFTYFGYLAGIKENNGAAMSLGRVSTFLDIYIERDIKNNVITEKEAQEIIDQFIIKLRLERHLRIPEYNELFAGDPNWVTESIGGMGINGETLVTKNSFRFLHTLTNLGPAPEPNMTVLWSDKLPESFKKYCAKMSIKTDAIQYENDEVMRPIYGDDYGIACCVSAMKIGKQMQFFGARCNIAKSLLYAINGGVDEKKFELVVPGIERIDDDVLDYNKVKENYFKVIKYVAKLYVNTLNLIHYMHDKYAYEAGLMALHDTDVHRYLACGAAGLSVAADSLSAIKYAKVKPIRNEDGIAVDFKIEGDFPKYGNDDDRVDDIAVEIVNKFISEIRKTKAYRNAEHTLSILTITSNVMYGKKTGTTPDGRKAGAPLAPGANPMHGRDKNGALASLNSVAKIPYREVCQDGISNTFSIVPDALGKDGETRANNLTAILDGYFEKGAHHLNVNVLNRETLIDAMDHPEKYPTLTIRVSGYAVNFVRLTKEQQMEVVSRTFHERM, encoded by the coding sequence ATGATTAAAGAATGGAATGGTTTTAAAGAAGGCTCATGGGTGAATGGAATTGATGTAAGGAATTTTATACAAAAAAACTATACACCTTATTTGGGTAGTGAAGATTTTTTATGTGATGCAACGGATAAAACAAAAAAGTTATGGAGTGAATGTGAAAAATTAATTTTAGAAGAGCTAAAAAAGGGCGGAGTTTTAAAAACAGATAATAAAACTATATCAGGAATAGATAGTTTTGAACCTGGCTATATCGATAAAGAAAATGAGGTTATATTTGGTCTTCAAACGGATGAGCCTCTAAAGAGAATGGTAAACCCATTTGGCGGTATAAGAATGGCTAAACAAGCTTTAGAAGCCTATGGTGATAAAATTGATAAAGATGTATATGATATATTTACAAAGTATAGAAAGACACATAATGAAGCTGTTTTTGATGCTTATACTGATGAAATGAGAATAGCTAGACATGTTGGACTTTTAACAGGACTTCCAGATGCTTATGGTAGAGGAAGAATAATAGGTGATTTTAGAAGAGTAGCTTTATATGGCATAGATTATTTAATAGAGCAAAAGAAAGTAGATTTAAAAGAATTAAAAGGCGATATGACTGAAGAACTAATAAGAGCAAGGGAAGAAGTAGCAGAGCAGATAAAAGCCTTAAAGAAAATGAAAAATATGGCACTTAAATACGGAATAGATATTTCAAAGCCAGCAGCTAATGCAAAAGAAGCAGTCCAATTCACTTATTTTGGATATTTAGCTGGAATAAAAGAAAATAATGGTGCAGCTATGTCTCTTGGAAGAGTTTCAACATTTTTAGATATATATATTGAAAGAGATATAAAAAACAATGTTATAACAGAAAAAGAAGCACAGGAAATTATAGATCAATTTATAATAAAATTAAGACTTGAAAGACATTTAAGAATTCCTGAATATAATGAACTTTTTGCAGGTGATCCTAACTGGGTTACTGAATCAATTGGAGGAATGGGAATAAACGGAGAAACTCTTGTTACAAAGAATTCATTTAGATTTCTTCATACTTTAACTAATTTAGGACCTGCACCTGAACCTAATATGACTGTTTTATGGTCAGATAAGCTTCCAGAAAGTTTTAAAAAATACTGTGCAAAGATGTCTATAAAAACTGATGCAATTCAATATGAAAATGATGAGGTAATGAGACCTATTTATGGTGACGATTATGGTATAGCTTGTTGCGTATCTGCTATGAAAATAGGAAAGCAAATGCAGTTCTTTGGTGCTAGATGTAACATTGCTAAATCGTTATTATATGCTATAAACGGTGGTGTGGATGAGAAAAAATTTGAATTAGTAGTTCCTGGTATTGAAAGAATAGATGATGATGTACTTGATTATAATAAGGTTAAAGAGAATTATTTTAAGGTAATTAAGTATGTAGCAAAATTATATGTAAATACACTTAACTTAATACACTATATGCATGATAAATATGCTTATGAAGCAGGACTTATGGCACTTCATGATACTGATGTTCATAGATATTTAGCTTGCGGTGCAGCAGGACTTTCTGTGGCAGCTGATTCTTTAAGTGCAATAAAATATGCAAAAGTAAAACCTATTAGAAATGAAGATGGAATAGCTGTTGATTTTAAAATAGAAGGAGATTTCCCTAAGTACGGTAATGATGATGATAGGGTCGATGATATAGCAGTTGAAATAGTAAACAAGTTCATATCAGAGATAAGAAAGACAAAAGCTTATAGAAATGCTGAACATACTTTATCAATACTTACTATAACCTCAAATGTAATGTATGGTAAGAAAACAGGTACAACACCAGATGGAAGAAAAGCCGGAGCACCATTGGCACCAGGCGCTAATCCAATGCATGGAAGAGATAAAAATGGAGCATTAGCATCATTAAATAGTGTTGCAAAAATTCCATATAGAGAAGTATGTCAAGATGGAATTTCAAATACATTTTCAATTGTACCAGATGCACTTGGAAAAGATGGTGAGACAAGAGCTAATAATTTGACTGCTATTTTAGATGGTTATTTTGAAAAAGGAGCTCATCACTTAAATGTAAATGTACTTAATAGGGAGACACTAATAGATGCTATGGATCATCCAGAAAAATATCCAACTCTTACTATAAGGGTATCTGGATATGCGGTTAATTTCGTAAGACTTACAAAAGAACAACAAATGGAAGTAGTTAGCAGAACATTTCATGAAAGAATGTAG